One genomic window of Quercus lobata isolate SW786 chromosome 9, ValleyOak3.0 Primary Assembly, whole genome shotgun sequence includes the following:
- the LOC115959462 gene encoding hyoscyamine 6-dioxygenase-like, producing the protein MEHLVSSWCNGRSLPESYILPPGKRPGKLTVPLANNIPVIDLGGHDQTDVIQQIFEASQEFGFFQVINHGVPSNLMDEAMSVFKEFHALFAKDKAIETSKDPNKSCYFYTSSPNYATEKFHFWRDGLVHHCNPLEKYIQFWPERPPRYREVVGPYTAEVRKLGFRILEFTSQGLGISPDHFSSGLSENQTLLVNHYPPCPDPSLTLGVGKHRDPGGINILLQSDVYGLQVFKDEEWVGVEPIPYAFVINIGYPLQIISNGKLKGAEHRVVTNSNVARTIASLFFNPSSETLVEPAKALIDASNPALYKSLTYKDFLSKYIAASSDSKALEEVLSTTL; encoded by the exons ATGGAGCACCTTGTTTCAAGCTGGTGCAATGGTCGATCCTTGCCAGAATCATATATACTCCCACCGGGAAAAAGACCAGGGAAACTCACTGTTCCTTTAGCCAACAATATTCCAGTGATTGATCTTGGGGGTCATGATCAAACAGatgtaattcaacaaatttttgaagCTAGCCAAGAGTTTGGATTCTTTCAG GTGATCAACCATGGAGTCCCTAGCAACTTAATGGATGAGGCCATGAGTGTTTTTAAGGAGTTTCATGCATTATTTGCCAAGGACAAGGCAATCGAAACTTCAAAGGATCCCAATAAGAGCTGCTACTTCTACACAAGCAGTCCAAATTATGCAACTGAAAAGTTTCACTTCTGGAGGGATGGATTGGTGCATCATTGTAATCCTCTAGAGAAATACATCCAATTTTGGCCTGAAAGACCACCTAGATATCG AGAAGTTGTTGGGCCATATACAGCTGAAGTAAGGAAGTTGGGCTTTAGAATTTTGGAGTTCACTTCCCAAGGCTTGGGAATCAGCCCCGATCATTTTAGCAGTGGACTCAGTGAAAATCAAACACTGTTGGTCAATCACTATCCGCCGTGCCCAGATCCAAGTTTAACCTTGGGAGTGGGAAAACATAGAGACCCCGGTGGCATTAATATTCTTCTTCAAAGTGATGTATATGGGCTTCAAGTCTTTAAGGATGAGGAATGGGTTGGTGTTGAACCTATTCCTTACGCTTTTGTGATTAACATAGGTTATCCGCTCCAG ATTATCAGCAATGGGAAGCTGAAAGGTGCTGAACATCGGGTGGTGACAAATTCAAATGTAGCTCGAACAATTGCTTCCTTATTTTTTAATCCATCAAGTGAAACACTTGTAGAACCAGCAAAAGCTTTGATTGATGCAAGCAACCCTGCGCTCTATAAGTCCCTAACATACAAAGACTTTCTTAGCAAGTACATAGCTGCTTCCTCTGACTCTAAAGCATTAGAAGAGGTTTTAAGTACTACTCTTTGA